A region of the Myxococcus stipitatus DSM 14675 genome:
CCTCCAGCGTGATGTCGCGCGCGCGGGCGTCCGCGGAGGACAGCTCGCACACGATGGACAGGAGGGCGGGGGCCTCCACGGGCGCACGGGTCACCGGCTGCTCGCGCGCGAAGGCGAGGAAGTCCTCGACGATGCGCTGGAGGAAGGCGGACTCGCGCTGGATGCGGGCGACGTGCTCCTGGGCCTCCGAGTACGCGCCCGCCCGCAGGTCCTCCTGCAAGAGGCCGGAGAAGAGCGAGATGCCGCCCAGGGGATTGCGCACCTCGTGGGCGACCCCCGCGAGCATCATCTTCAGCTGGCGGTCGCGGCTCTCCAGCGCGCCGCGCATCACCTCCAGCTCGCGCGCCAGCACGCCGATCTCCAACGTGGGCTCCGAGGGAACGGGCGTCGTCAGGTCTCCCCGGCCGATGCGCAGCGCGGAGTCCATGAGGCGCCGCAGCGGGCGTGAGAGGCCTCGCGCGGTGAGCAGGGCGATGATGGCGAGCGCGACCAGCGCCCCCGCGCCCATGACGGTGAAGGTGCGCGACAGCCGCTGGAGCGGTCCGAAGAAGGCGGCGCTGCCCTCCACGCCCACCGCGCCCACCACCTTGCCTCCGTGGGAGATGGGCGCGTAGCCCGTCTTGTACAGGCGCCCATCGGAGCCGGTGAAGAGGACCTGGCTCGCGGCATGCTGGCCGGCGAAGACGCGCGCCAGCTCCAGCCTGTCCCGGGCGAGCTCGGGGACTTCCGCGCCCACGGGCAGCCCTCCGCCGACGTCCACGCGCACGCGGCCGTGGACATCCACCGCGAAGACCCGGCGCACGCCGCTGGCGTCTCGCACGCCCTCCAGCGTGCGCACCAGGCTGCGCCATGTGCGGGTGCCGTCCACGTCGTCGCCCGGGTCGATGGTGAGCATGCGCTCGCCGTGGACCTGGCTGGCGGTGGCGGCGGCGATGTTGGAGAGGCTTGCGCCCAGCTCCTCCTCCAGGAGCGAGCGCGCCAGGTGGTAGACGGCGCTGCCCGTCACCGCCAGGAAGAGCAGGGTGGGCACGAGGAACGCCATCAACAGCCGCGTCGACAGCCGGCTGGGGAAGTCCCTCCAGTGAGAAGCCCTGTGTGGCGCCGCGCTCATGCCTGGCGCGGACTCTAGCGGAAGGGCCTCCTCGCGCGGCCCTCCTTCGGTGCCTGGGAGGCGGATGGGACGGCGCTCGCCACCTCA
Encoded here:
- a CDS encoding sensor histidine kinase, whose amino-acid sequence is MSAAPHRASHWRDFPSRLSTRLLMAFLVPTLLFLAVTGSAVYHLARSLLEEELGASLSNIAAATASQVHGERMLTIDPGDDVDGTRTWRSLVRTLEGVRDASGVRRVFAVDVHGRVRVDVGGGLPVGAEVPELARDRLELARVFAGQHAASQVLFTGSDGRLYKTGYAPISHGGKVVGAVGVEGSAAFFGPLQRLSRTFTVMGAGALVALAIIALLTARGLSRPLRRLMDSALRIGRGDLTTPVPSEPTLEIGVLARELEVMRGALESRDRQLKMMLAGVAHEVRNPLGGISLFSGLLQEDLRAGAYSEAQEHVARIQRESAFLQRIVEDFLAFAREQPVTRAPVEAPALLSIVCELSSADARARDITLEVEAAPAVLEADGSLLTAAVLNLVKNAVQASPDGGRVRILGAEQDGGYAIRVHDAGGGVPKSEQERIFEPFFTTREKGTGLGLPLARKIARAHGGELHLASSPGDTTFTLTLPLRSTALSRPR